The Corallococcus soli DNA window AGGGCCCGCACCTGCGGCGTGAACTCCACGATGGTGGTGGCGGGCAGGGGCCGCAGGTAGTGGGGCAGCAGCAGCTCCGTGAGGCCGTGCACCATCTCCGGGACGTTGTCGTCCACGCGCTCGCGGATGCGGGCGGTGAGGAAGGCGAAGCCCTCCAGCAGGCGCTCCACGTCCGGGTCCGCGCCGCGCTCCACCAGCAGGCCCGCGACGCTGGGGTTGGCCAGCCCGAAGGCGCGGCCCATCTCCCGCAGGTACGTCAACTCACTCAGGTAGTACTTGCTGAACATCCCCGTCCCCCGTCTCTTCGTGCGCCCCGGAACCCGCTCACCACAGGTCCACCTTGCCGCCCGGATGGATGTGCGTATGGAACCGCAGGGCGCCGCGCTGGCCCCGCCAGGACAGCTGCGCGCTGATGTCGAACATCAGGGCCGTGGGGTCGTCCTCGTTGGGCTGGTGGGTCACCACCACGCTCTTCAGGCGCGGCTCGAACTCCTGGATGGCCGCGCGGATGGACTGCTGCATCCTCGGGATGGCGGACGGGTACATGTGCACGACGTCGTTGAAGTCGAGGATGCCGAAGTTCGGCGCCGCGGCGGATTCACCCCGACGCGTGTTGAGCAGCACGCGCAGGTGCGCGGCCACCGACTCGACGATGTCCCCCTGGGACACCAGCGAGCCCTGACCGGCCGCGATGCGCGAAAGCAGTCCTCGTTCAGCCATGGGGGCGCGGGGGCGGGGCGTGGACGCGAAGCGCCCTTCCCATGCTGGAAGGGCGCCCCGCGAACAGTGCGACTAGCGCTGCGTCGCCCAGGAGTCCTCGTGCGTCACGCCACCATTCGTGTACGTCCAGTTGATGGTGTGGAACACGAAGGTGACCTCCTCCAGGGGCGGCTCGGTGGAGGTGGCGGGGATGATGGTGTTGGGCACCGTCTGCTTGATGCTGCCGATGCGGCCCTGGGCGAAGCCCACCGTGTAGAACTGCTCGGTGGTGCCGTCACCCGTGGGGTTGGGGCGGAAGAACTTCAGCACGCCTTCCACCACCTGGTTCTCCGCGAGCGCCTTCATGAGCAGCGGCGAGCTCTTGTCGATGCGCTTGCGGATGAGCAGGGGCGGGTACTGGCGGCGCCCCGTGGCCAGGCCGGAGCCCGCCTCGCGGGCCGTGATGACCTCCTGCTCGTAGTAGACGCACTCGATGGAGCCCTCGCGACCGAGGCTCGTCTGGGTGCTCTCGCCCTTGATCTCGCTGCCGTTCGCCTTCAGGTACAGGTGTACTGTCTCAGCCATTTTCGGCCACCTCGTGCGCGGCTGACGGCCCGCGCGTTGGACCCGGCCCGCGGGAGGGCGGATCGGGTGTGATGGAGCCCCCCGACTGCTTGGGCGTTACGACAGGCGCAGCTCAGATGCGAGAGGGGCTCACTCCTTGTCGAGCTTTCCAACCAAAGACAGCGTGAAGGACACGCCCATGTATTTGAAATGCGGGCGCACCTGCAGGTTGCAGCGGTACCAGCCGGGCTGGCCCTCCACGTCCTCCACCGTCACGCGCGCGGCGCGCAGCGGGCGGCGCGAGCGCACCGCGGGGGCCGGGTCATCCATGTCCGCGATGTACTGGCTCATCCACTGGTTGAGTTCGCGCTCCAGGTCCGCGCGCTCCTTCCAGCTGCCAATCTGTTCGCGCTGGAGCACCTTCACGTAGTGCGCAAGCCGCGTCATGATGAACATGTAGGGCAGCTGCGTGCCCAGCCGGTAGTTCGTCTCCGCCGCCTTGGCCTCCGGCGAGGAACCGAAGAACTTGGGCTTCTGCGTGGAGTTGGCGGAGAAGAACGCCGCGTTGTCCGCGTCCTTGCGGAACACCAGGCCGATGAAGCCCTCCTCGGAGAGCTCGAACTCGCGGCGCTCCGTGAGCATGATCTCCGTGGGGATCTTCGTCTGGATCTCCCCCATGGCCTCGTACTGGTGCAGGGGCAGGGTCTCCACCGCGCCGCCGGACTGCGGCCCGATGATGTTCGGGCTCCAGCGGAACTTGCCGAACGAGTCCGTCACGCGCGTGGCGAACGCCGTGGAGGCGTAGCCCCACAGGTAGCGGTCATGGTGGCCCACGACGTCCTCGGTGAAGTTGAACGCCTTCACCGGCACCGTCTTCTCCCCGTAGGGCAGCCGCAGCAGGAAGCGCGGCAGGCACAGGCCCACGTAGCGCGCGTCCTCGCTCTCCCGGAACGAGTGCCAGCGTGCGTACTGGGGTCCTTCGAAGAAGGACTTGAGGTCCTTGAGGTTCGGCAGGTTGAGGAAGCTCTCCTCGCCGAAGAACTCAGGGCTGGCGTTGGCGATGAACGGCGCGTGCGCCATGGCCGCCACGGACGCGCACTTGCGCAGCAGGTCCACGTCCTGCGGGCCGGGCCCGAAGTCGTAGTTGCCCGTGATGAGGCCGTAGGGCTTGCCGCCGAAGACGCCGTACTCGTTGGAGTAGGCGATGCGGTACAGGCCCGACTTCACGACCTCCGGCGCGTCGTCGAAGTCCTTGAGCAGGTCCGCCTTGGAGACGTTGAGCATCTCCACGCGGGTGTTCTCGCGGAAGTC harbors:
- the tssE gene encoding type VI secretion system baseplate subunit TssE; translation: MAERGLLSRIAAGQGSLVSQGDIVESVAAHLRVLLNTRRGESAAAPNFGILDFNDVVHMYPSAIPRMQQSIRAAIQEFEPRLKSVVVTHQPNEDDPTALMFDISAQLSWRGQRGALRFHTHIHPGGKVDLW
- the tssD gene encoding type VI secretion system tube protein TssD; translation: MAETVHLYLKANGSEIKGESTQTSLGREGSIECVYYEQEVITAREAGSGLATGRRQYPPLLIRKRIDKSSPLLMKALAENQVVEGVLKFFRPNPTGDGTTEQFYTVGFAQGRIGSIKQTVPNTIIPATSTEPPLEEVTFVFHTINWTYTNGGVTHEDSWATQR
- the tssC gene encoding type VI secretion system contractile sheath large subunit; the encoded protein is MSTQTQTPNPAAEAAIALGSNSLLDEILSEAKLKPRDEGYDIARKGVQAFITEMLAPDRGEERIDKALVDAMIAEIDQRMSAQVNEILHDKQFQTLESSWRSLRFLVDRVDFRENTRVEMLNVSKADLLKDFDDAPEVVKSGLYRIAYSNEYGVFGGKPYGLITGNYDFGPGPQDVDLLRKCASVAAMAHAPFIANASPEFFGEESFLNLPNLKDLKSFFEGPQYARWHSFRESEDARYVGLCLPRFLLRLPYGEKTVPVKAFNFTEDVVGHHDRYLWGYASTAFATRVTDSFGKFRWSPNIIGPQSGGAVETLPLHQYEAMGEIQTKIPTEIMLTERREFELSEEGFIGLVFRKDADNAAFFSANSTQKPKFFGSSPEAKAAETNYRLGTQLPYMFIMTRLAHYVKVLQREQIGSWKERADLERELNQWMSQYIADMDDPAPAVRSRRPLRAARVTVEDVEGQPGWYRCNLQVRPHFKYMGVSFTLSLVGKLDKE